The genomic segment CACGTCTCGCCATGGCCTGGTGCCGTCCTTGTTCGAGTTCGAGGTCACAGAGTCGGCCATCGTGGAAGATATCAATGTCGCCGCTACCACGCTCGCGCGCTTCCGGTCACTGGGCTTTCGAATTGCCCTTGACGATTTCGGGGCGGCGCACTCGAACCTGCACTATCTTCGAAAGCTCCCGCTCGATAGTCTGAAGATCGACAAGCAGTTCGTCGACGACCTGAGCGCGGAAGGCAAAGGCGAGGCGCTATGCCGGGCGATGTTTCTGATGGCGGACATGCTCAAGCTGCCGGTGATCGTGGAGGGCATCGAGACCGAAGCACAGTGCGCCACGCTGAGCCGGTTGGGGTTCGAATGGGGTCAAGGCTACTACTTCTCGGCCCCGCTGCCCAGCGAGGCGCTGGCGCAACGATGGCTGACGCGCCGCTGAGCATGGTCATGGACCGGAGTTCGACACTCGTTCGACGTGTCACGTTGATGCCGACATAGGTCGTACGATGCGCTCAGCGCCGCGAGCCTGGCGTGTCGTGGCCAGCGCTATGCGTCGTCGGTCCGCGCGGGGCCGTCGATGCGTGCCGTGGTGCCCGGCTTTGACGCCAAGTCGCCCGAGTGAAGTCCGAGCAGGTGCGCAAGCGTGCTTTGCAGCTCCGAGAAGTCGATCGGCTTGCGCAACACGGCGTCGAACGTCGGGCGGCGCAGCGGCGCTTCGCCGGCAACAGGATAGGGCAACGCAGATAACAGCACCACCGGCAGGTCTGGCCGCCAAGCTCGCGCGGCACCCAGTAGCTCGAGGCCGTCCGCGCGAGGCATCAAATGATCGGTGAGCAGCAAATCGGGTCGGCAAGTGAGCGGTGCCGACATGCGCTCGATGACCGCAAGTCCGTCTTGAAAAACCTCAACGGTAAAGCCCAGGGTGCACAGATGGTCTTCCAACAGATGGCGAATGTCGGCCGTATCATCGGCGACCCAGATGAGGCGCCCCGCTCCGTCGATGTCGCGTCCCTGCGCCCTGACGGCCGCGAGGTGATGCTGAGGGACGTCTGCTTCGCTCGCCACGCGTGAGCGTACCGTCACGTGCACGGTGGTGCCGGCGCCCAGCTCGCTCTCGATGCGCAACGTGCCGCCCTGTGCGCTGACCCATTGCTGGGTGATCGCCAGGCCCATGCCGATGCCCGGCTTCCCCTGAGCATTGGCGAGTCGCTTGAACGGCTCGAGTACGCTGCGATGATTTTCCGGTGCGATGCCCGGCCCCGTATCCGAGACCTGGAAGTGCAACGTTACCGAGGGCTCCGGTGCGCCGCCCTGATGGACCGCGACGGCGAGGGTAATGTCACCATCGCTGGTGTACTTGCTTGCGTTGTCCAACAAGTTGACAAGCGCGCGATAGAGACCCTCCGCGTCGAGCACCACCACGGGCGGCGCCTCGGCGTCGATGCGAAACGCGAAGCGATTGCCGTGCCGACGGGCCAGCTCGGCACCCGCCTGTGCGACCGTGTCGAGCAGCGCGTAAAGATAGACGGCGGCGCGTGCATGCGGGTCGGGCACGTGACCACGCGCATAGTCGATCAGATTGTTGACCATGGTCAGCATGTGTTGCGCGCTGCTGCGGATCATACGCGCGCGCTCGGCGCTCGCTGCGCCGTCGCACTGGAGCAGTTCGGCAAAGCCGAGGATCGTGGTGAGCGGCGTGCGAAGATCGTGGCTGATGCTAGCAAGGAAGTCTGCCTTGGCACGATTGGCCTGATGGGCCAACGCCAGCGCCGCGCGCAACTCGGTGGTGCGCTCGAGCACGGCATTTTCCAGGCGCGTTTGTTCGGCCGCGTGGGCGTCCAGAAAGGCATCGAGCGCTGCGGCGTGCGCCGCATACATTTGCGCGGAGCGCCGTGTCGCCAGCGCGCCGACCATCCCGATGACGCACAGTCCAGGAAGCCACGACGTATGCACCGAGCGCAAGGGTGGCCAATCGACGACCGCGTAAAGCTGCAGGAAGTTGAGGACGACGACGATCCAGACCGGGGCGTAGGCGATCAGGAAGACGCGCGCATTGGTGAGATGTCGCCGCCACGCGTCGAGCAGCGAGACGAACCAGCTCGCGTAGAAGAACAGGATGATGCCGTTGGAGTAAATGGTGCCGGAGCGGTAGTCGCCGAACGCGGTCCACAGTGCGCCAAGCAGCAGCAGTACGATAAAGAGTCGGTAGACCCAGTTCCACAGTCGCACGCGCTCCAGGCCGACAAAGGCGAGCGTGACCGCCGCGTAGCAGACGCTGGCGAGGGTGCCAAGCGTGGCCGGTGCGCGCAGCGCCCATGGGCCGCCGCGGTCGAAAATGAATCGATAGAGATATCCCTGCGAGGCCATCGCATACAGCAGCGCTAGCCCCATCCAGATTGCGAGCAGAAGGAAGCTTCGGTCGCGCCAGCTCCAGGCCTGCAAGACGGAGAACACCGCGGCCAGCAGCGCAATGGCTGTGAGCAGGGCGGCGCCCACCAGATCTTCGCCTTCACTCTGGCGATAGGCCGCGGGCTCCCATAAGGTTGGGATAATCTCCACTGCCGAGGCGCTGTAGACCTTGAGTACCCACTGGATGCGCTCACCTGGCGCTAAGGTGATGGGAAAGATGGGCAGCAACGCTTTCACAGGGCGCGCCGCGATCGGGCGCGTATTACCCGCCAAGATTGTCTGTGCCGGGCCGGTCCCGTTGGGGAGCATACGGAAGAAGCTGACGGACTGTAGCCGCGCGGCCCCAACCGCTAGCCAGCGCGTGACTGGCGCCTGGCTTGGGTTGCATAGTGTGCCGGTGAGCCAGATGGTGTCGGAGGTGAAGCCAATATTGAGCGCCGACGCAGGCACCACGCGCCAGTCCTCGCGTGCGAGGGCATCGGCTACCGTCAGGCCTTGGCCGTCGACTCGCAGCATCGCCATACGCGCCGGCGCGAGCGACGGTGCCTCGGTGACAACCGTGCACTCGGGCTGCGCCGGTGCGGCGGCCATCACTGCTGATGGCCACAGCCACAGGCCGATCCAAGCGACCCGGCGTGCCCAAACGAAGGCGTCGTAAAGCCGCCGAAGTCCACGGGGGGGGGGCGAGCGGGACGCAGTCGACGATGTGCAGCAGGCTGCAGGCGAGTTATCCCGGGGCGCTGCGCAGGTCCTTGCGGAATTGACTGGGGGCAAGGCCGAAGCGTTGGCGAAATGCGGTGGCGAAATTGGCCGCGCTGCCATAGCCGAGTTCATCGGAAATTTGTTGAACTTCCAAAGTGGTATCCGACAGCAGGCGCAACGCTGTCTTCATGCGCAACTCCCGCAGATAGTCGAACACGGTGACCCCGACACATTGTTTGAACGCCGCATTCAGACGCTTCGCGTTGGTACCGATCGATGCCGCGAGCGCTTGTAGCCCTGGGGGATCGGCGAGGTTCTCGAGCAGACGCGCGCGCGCCGCTTGGTAGAGCACAACGTCGAGCCGGCAGGAAGAAGCGAGCATCGGCGCCTGCGTGGTGTCGTCGGGGCTCTCGCTGGGGCCTGGTCGGAGGTGAATGCACAGGCGCAAACGCAGCTCTTCCAGATCGAACGGGCGGGAGATGTAATCCACCGCCCCGACCATCAAGCCGGCGACCCGTTCTTGGGGAAGCGTTGCCGCCGTCAGAAAGATCACGGGGATATCGCAGGTGGCTGGCGTCGCCTTGAGCAAGCGGCAGGCGGTAATGCCGTCACAACTCGGCATACGCACATCCATCAGGATGGCATCCGGGAGAAGGATCTGCGCCTTATGCACACCCTCGTATCCATCGCTGGCCAGCAAAACGCGGTATCCGAGCACCTCGAGGAACTCGGAGAGCAGTATCCGGCCCCCCTCGTCGTCGTCGACCACAAGGATACGCTGCCCCTGCGAAGCGCTTCGGGGGGGCAGATGGAGAAGTTCGCTCATCTATTGACTAGAACACATCTGGCACGGCCTTTCCCGGGCAATCTCAGCGTAATTGTCCAGGGTCATTCAGGCGAGCCGGGCGTCGAAATGAAGCGAGTATGGTCCGCCGCTGATCGATCCGAGGCCGGTGTGCGGGGCGCACCGAACCTTCGCGGCGCGCTTCCGGTTGGCGGCGCCGGCTTCCGCACGAGCTGCGCGAGCGGCAGAACGTCGTCGTGCGCGTGCCCGTTCCGCGCTCAGTCCCCGGCCCAGTTCCCGGCGTTGGCCACGCTCCAGCTTCGGCACCCACAACTCCCCCCCCCGACTTGACGCTCGACCCTTCACGCTCTGGCACGCCTGTCACGAGAAAGTTCAACCTCGGAGCTCACGGCGATCCATGTGACCGCCGCAGAGCCGCTCGCGCTGATGAGAAAAGATTGCCAGGCGCGCGGCGAGTTCGTGCGTCTCCCTGCGAGGGTTCGCAAAATATTTCCCCACCGCAAAAGTTTTCGACTTGCAGCAAAAGTCTGGGGTGCGCCTGCGCAAATTCGGCGCTTACGCTTGAGCTAGCACGAAACCGGTTGTGGGGCGTAGTCGCTGGCGGGGCGAACTTACGGTCGGCGAAAAAAGTGGAGAAGATCAACATGGATCGCGAATTTATGTCCGAATTCAGGGTGAATGGGAGTGCAGTTTTTTCCCCTAAAGATAATGTGTTCATCAGCGCTGGCATGGGCCGCGCCTTCCCGGTCGCACCGGTGGCGTCGAGGTTGATGCTGTTCCTGTGCTGCCACCCGAATTTGATCGTCAAGCGCAAGGACATTTTTCAGGCGGTTTGGGAAGACTTTGGTTTTGAGGTGTCGCAGGGCAGCATTAATCAGACGATTTTCGTGTTGCGAAGCACGCTCGACGATGTGGGGGTTGGTTCAAGGTGCATACGAACGGTTCCCAGGATCGGCTATTGCCTTCTTGCCGAGGTGGAAAAAATCACGAGCGGCGTCTGCAGCGCACTCTAGTATGCGTACGGCGCGCGAAGTCGTCCAGCAACAGGGAGCACGCCGAGGCGGCCGGGCCCGGGTCCGGAGGCACCGCTTGGCGAGGCGCGCATTACCGCAGGGTGCGAGAGGCACGGCTCACGGTCGACGGCGGCTGAGTCGACCACGGGCAACGCGCCCTGGCTCGACATCAGTCCCGATAACGGTCGACCATCTCGCACGGTAGCCCTGCAGACGACGCTTACAACGTAGCACCGCATAACAGCAAACCGTCGGAGACAAAGCGCGAGAGGCAAACCGCGTCCGTATCGACGCGGCACCGTTTTCAACATGTGTACGAATATACCCGAGCGCGCGCAGGCGGGCTCGAGCGTGCCGATTACGCGCGCACCGATGTATCCGGTGCCGTGCCGGCCTCACCGCTGCGTTGTCGCTACGTCGCGGCTGCCGCCGCGCCATGCCTATTACGCGTGCGTGATGGCTGCGTGAGTGCGTTATCGCCGCCAATTGATGCGAGTGCGGTGGCTGGTGCCGTTGCGGGCGCGCAGGACATTTGTTCGCCCGCGCGAGTTGTGTCAAGCCGCGCCAACGTATCCTCTGCGGCCCGAACGTTGGGAGTCACGTTCCGTGCACACCTTTTGCCGTCGATGGCAGGGCCCGTGTCGCGGCTGGGTAGCCATTTGCCGCGTGCAGCCGCGTGCGGTCGATCAACGGGAACACCCGCTGCGCGGCACGCTGGATGAGCATCATCCGATGCGCAACCGCTAGCGCTTGCGCCGACGGGGAGGTCTCGGGCATCGCCCGCGACGTCACCGGCGGGTCGTGCGCCATGCGGCGCGCTACATCTAACCGGCGGCATTGCAGGGCTATCGAGTCGGTGTTGCGCTGGACGGGACGTCCTTGGCGGATCGCTTCGATCATTGCGCGCGCGAACCAGTCAGCGATGGCAACGACATTCTGTCCTGCTGGCACCTGAACGAGTCCTTGCGCCCCCGAATGGCCGGTGGTCCGCATCATGCGATGCCCGGTGGCCTCTTGGACGGTGGTCTGCTCCGGCGTCGCGAACTCCTCGTCGCCGAACAGGGGAATAGTCCGGTGCGCCGCGAGCAAGGCAGCATGCGCATCGGCACCACTCCTTTGCAATGCCGGCACGAGGCACTCAGCGATTTGATGCACTATTGCGCGGCCGTGATCTTCGTGCGTGCCTTGATGGGACGCTTGGAGCTTCGAAAATTGAATGTCACGTACTCGTCTTCCTTGAGGCCCGAGAACGACAGAACTTCAGGAGGACGGTTTGAGTTTGGGTCGCCGACAAAGCGCCTGGCGAGATAAGCATAATTTTCGCGGCGATTGTTGACGACGCCAAGATTCGGCTGAGCCGTCAGAAGCGTGTGGCGCCTATCACCACGCTCGCTGCAAGGGTTTGCGCGCACGCCCGTCGGCCGTGGCGGCATTTCTGGGTCTATCGTCCGCTCATGAAGCCGGCCAGCGATTCGGCGACGTGACGCCGCGGAGCCCGTGCGCGACGCGAGTGGGCATTTCGGGCACGCGCTCTGCCGCGTCGTCTTCGCCGGAGCCATGCGCCAGCATGGCCGGCGCTTCAGGCGCAGGTGAGTCGGCGCAACGCATCTATACGAACAAAAACGCCGGTGGGCGCTCGAAGGGCGCCGCTGGCGAGAACGGGGGACGACCGCGACGCACCTTGGCGCCGACACACAGCGCGCGAGCACCGCGTGCCTTAATAGGTGCCTTGAGCAAGCTCGGGACGAAGCCCTCACGACGGTGGCCGCGCATCTCTCGTCCGCGGGGATACAGGCGGTGTTGGATAGCTATTGGAACAGACGCAGGAGCGAACTCCTTTTCCCAACATCTAGCACAACCGGACAAGCAATTGCGGGTCGGGCGTATGTTATGCGCACAAGCTGAGACCTACAATATCGCGGCCATCCTCCTGGATGCCGCGGCTAACGGCAGTACGCGCGAGAGGTCTTGGCACTGATCGATCCTGAGCGTGCCAAGCGCGTAGACGCTCTCAGTAGGGCGCAACACGCGCTCGTTCGGGCACAAACCGCTCGCGTTGAGCCCGAAACACCCCGCCGCCTGACGACGACTGCACAAGCCCACAGGTAGATACCTTCGCCAATCCTCCTTTGGCGCAGCGACCTTCGATCGACGGTGCAACTTCTCCTCGGCCACCACCGCCGTGATGCGAGGGATGGACCGGTTCGCCGAGATCTCTTCGCCACGGACTGAAGCTTCAATGAAGTAGATACATGTTGAAACATCGAGAAAATGCGTTTATACTTGTCGATACATTTGGAGGTGAATCATCATGGCAAAGACCGCAACCCTCACAATTCAACAGTGGGGAAACAGCCTGGCTGTTCGTATTCCTGCGGCAGTCGCACGCTCAGCGCACTTCGAAGTTGGACTTGAGGTGGAGGTAACGACCGATGAAGTTGGCGTCACCGTAAAGCCTGTTGGTCCTCGGAAACTCACGCTAGCTGAGAAGCTCGCTAAATTTGACCTGTCAAAGCATGGTGGCGAAGCTATGGCGGCGACACCGGTTGGTGCGGAGGTTCTTTGATGTCGAAGGTTGCTTGGGCACCGGATCGAGGCGACATCATCTGGATCGACTGCAATCCGCAGGTGGGCAGAGAGATGAAGAACATGCACCCGATGCTCGTTTTGTCACCCAAGGTGTTTAACGAGACAACGAGCATCGTCATTGGCCTGCCTATGACAATGGCCGAGTACAACGATACCAATCCGTTCGCGATCAAATTCAAGGGACCGAAGAACGTGACCAGTTACGTACTAGGTCATCAGCCCAAGTCGTTCGACTGGCGCGCTCGCGGTGCGAAGCCTCATCCGTGGAAACAAGCGCCACATGAAGTGTTCGTGGCCGCTTGTGAGCAGTTGAACCAGATCATTTCGATCTGCGAGTGAGAATCTGTCTGGCGTGACGTCGCCCCGCGCCGACCGGAACTCGGGTAATTTTTCCTCACGAGGATTCACATGCGTTTGCTGCTTGCTCTGATTCTCCCCTGGCTGCAATTCTTTACGATCGGACGACCGATGGCCGGGGTTATCTGTTTGCTGCTGCAGCTTACCGTGATCGGCTGGATTCCGGTCGCGATCTGGTCGGTGTATGCGTTGAGCCAGTACAAGGCCGACAAGAAGATCGAGCGCGCGCTCGCGAGCCGTGGCTAACCAAACGGGGAACAAAATGGAAAAAAGCCTTCGCTCACTACGCTGACATATTCGGGGTTTCCTGACAGCCACGCTGGACGCCGGTGACGGGGCGAATTTCACCTCTCAGCAGGTGTATCGTGGCATGGAGGATGGAACGTGGTCTGAGGAGCTGGATAGCGCTGTGCCTGTTGATTTGCGCCGAATGTTGCCCCCGGGGATGGGGCCCAGTTGAGAAGCGTCTGAAGGAGTTTCCGCGACGGGGGCGCTTAGCCCCGCCATCCGCTTCAGCCGTGCCGCTTAATCCAACTCGCGGCCATGCCGGTTTCGCGCGTGCGTTGCCAGATCGTGGTGCGGTGTTCGTCACTCAGTGGCGCAACTTTGAGCACGTCTTTCCATTTCCGCATCGCCGCGTCGACCGTCTCGGATATCGTCCGGCGAAGGATAGCTTCAGGAAGCCCCCACGCGTTCGCCCACGCGCGCACCACCTTTGGCGTGATGACCCGACTCGCCACGTCCGCAGCGAGCTTAAAGCCGTGACCGCTGAACCGGAGCCAGGCGCTGTAGGCAACCATGTCATAGGCTGGCGATAACTCGGCATCCCGAGAGGTGCGGTACAGGAAGCCAAAATTTTTGAGGTGAGCATCCGGGTTTCCCAGCAACTCGTTGACGGTCAGGCGACGAAGGAACTCATGCAGATCGTCCTCGCCCCGGACCGATCGCGCCAGCAGGATCGTGCCGATGTCGGTATAGGAAAGTGCCTTGCTGTACTTGTCGTGCGGCGAAACGGAGGTGACCTGAGCCATGTCCTCGGCGTGCAGCCGACCGTTATGGGTGTTCGCATCCCGATCGAAGCGATGGGCCAGCAGGAAGCGTGTCGAGTCGGTACGCATTTCCTGATCCAGTTGTCCTGCAATGTCACTAAGTGGCAGT from the Pandoraea faecigallinarum genome contains:
- a CDS encoding hybrid sensor histidine kinase/response regulator; its protein translation is MAAAPAQPECTVVTEAPSLAPARMAMLRVDGQGLTVADALAREDWRVVPASALNIGFTSDTIWLTGTLCNPSQAPVTRWLAVGAARLQSVSFFRMLPNGTGPAQTILAGNTRPIAARPVKALLPIFPITLAPGERIQWVLKVYSASAVEIIPTLWEPAAYRQSEGEDLVGAALLTAIALLAAVFSVLQAWSWRDRSFLLLAIWMGLALLYAMASQGYLYRFIFDRGGPWALRAPATLGTLASVCYAAVTLAFVGLERVRLWNWVYRLFIVLLLLGALWTAFGDYRSGTIYSNGIILFFYASWFVSLLDAWRRHLTNARVFLIAYAPVWIVVVLNFLQLYAVVDWPPLRSVHTSWLPGLCVIGMVGALATRRSAQMYAAHAAALDAFLDAHAAEQTRLENAVLERTTELRAALALAHQANRAKADFLASISHDLRTPLTTILGFAELLQCDGAASAERARMIRSSAQHMLTMVNNLIDYARGHVPDPHARAAVYLYALLDTVAQAGAELARRHGNRFAFRIDAEAPPVVVLDAEGLYRALVNLLDNASKYTSDGDITLAVAVHQGGAPEPSVTLHFQVSDTGPGIAPENHRSVLEPFKRLANAQGKPGIGMGLAITQQWVSAQGGTLRIESELGAGTTVHVTVRSRVASEADVPQHHLAAVRAQGRDIDGAGRLIWVADDTADIRHLLEDHLCTLGFTVEVFQDGLAVIERMSAPLTCRPDLLLTDHLMPRADGLELLGAARAWRPDLPVVLLSALPYPVAGEAPLRRPTFDAVLRKPIDFSELQSTLAHLLGLHSGDLASKPGTTARIDGPARTDDA
- a CDS encoding DNA-binding response regulator produces the protein MSELLHLPPRSASQGQRILVVDDDEGGRILLSEFLEVLGYRVLLASDGYEGVHKAQILLPDAILMDVRMPSCDGITACRLLKATPATCDIPVIFLTAATLPQERVAGLMVGAVDYISRPFDLEELRLRLCIHLRPGPSESPDDTTQAPMLASSCRLDVVLYQAARARLLENLADPPGLQALAASIGTNAKRLNAAFKQCVGVTVFDYLRELRMKTALRLLSDTTLEVQQISDELGYGSAANFATAFRQRFGLAPSQFRKDLRSAPG
- a CDS encoding winged helix-turn-helix domain-containing protein, which gives rise to MEKINMDREFMSEFRVNGSAVFSPKDNVFISAGMGRAFPVAPVASRLMLFLCCHPNLIVKRKDIFQAVWEDFGFEVSQGSINQTIFVLRSTLDDVGVGSRCIRTVPRIGYCLLAEVEKITSGVCSAL
- a CDS encoding AbrB/MazE/SpoVT family DNA-binding domain-containing protein, with the protein product MAKTATLTIQQWGNSLAVRIPAAVARSAHFEVGLEVEVTTDEVGVTVKPVGPRKLTLAEKLAKFDLSKHGGEAMAATPVGAEVL
- a CDS encoding type II toxin-antitoxin system PemK/MazF family toxin, which translates into the protein MSKVAWAPDRGDIIWIDCNPQVGREMKNMHPMLVLSPKVFNETTSIVIGLPMTMAEYNDTNPFAIKFKGPKNVTSYVLGHQPKSFDWRARGAKPHPWKQAPHEVFVAACEQLNQIISICE
- a CDS encoding YqaE/Pmp3 family membrane protein, which codes for MRLLLALILPWLQFFTIGRPMAGVICLLLQLTVIGWIPVAIWSVYALSQYKADKKIERALASRG